In a single window of the Novosphingobium sp. IK01 genome:
- a CDS encoding polysaccharide biosynthesis/export family protein — translation MRPTRFLMISLLIAGPTLSSPCALAQGLPPGLAGQALQQADPATLAALVGSLGPGAVASATGNAATTAPVPNGMAAPTLPSIVPTLATPLATAIDAGAPPVVPGAMSPLDSAANLASPVFGARLFTGAFARAGSARFNPDYMVTPGDRVVLRLWGAFQFAQVQTVDPQGNVFLPNIGPVALGGVRNADLQRVVAGAAAGTFRSNVYVYAALAEAQPVRVYVGGFVRRPGLYDGTSMDGLLHYLDAAGGIDPDRGTFIDVEVKRGSQVRARVNLYQFLFRGLMAPVALADGDVIFVGPRQQTVTVTGLANNPNIFEFPRQSHPTTADVMLLAAPQPAATHIRITRMTGPVRNVEYHPIAQAGAVPVADGDTLEFTADKKAGTITVRIEGEHDSAQEYVLPYGARLGDLLRQVHFSDRSDEASIQLFRQSVHDRQKTMLETSLRSLEQSVLTARSGTNEESQLRRNEADQVLAWIDRARKVEPIGQVVVGHGPTRDDLLLENGDLLRVPTRDGLVLVSGEVLFPNAVAWQPGLDAQAYVARAGGFTPNGAHKRIVVAHADGSFEDVAPTSQSLRTGDELLVLPRLDTKSRQMWKDITQILYQLAVSARVVLGL, via the coding sequence ATGCGCCCCACTCGCTTCCTGATGATCAGCCTCCTGATTGCCGGCCCGACTCTCAGCTCCCCTTGCGCGCTGGCGCAGGGCCTGCCGCCCGGCCTTGCCGGTCAGGCGCTGCAACAGGCCGACCCGGCCACACTGGCCGCGCTGGTCGGCTCGCTGGGGCCGGGCGCGGTCGCTTCGGCCACCGGGAATGCCGCCACCACGGCCCCCGTCCCGAATGGCATGGCCGCGCCGACGCTGCCCTCGATCGTCCCCACGCTGGCCACCCCGCTGGCGACCGCCATCGACGCGGGCGCCCCGCCGGTCGTGCCCGGCGCGATGTCCCCGCTCGACAGCGCGGCCAATCTGGCCAGCCCGGTCTTCGGCGCGCGGCTGTTCACCGGGGCCTTCGCCCGCGCCGGGTCCGCGCGATTCAACCCCGATTACATGGTCACCCCCGGCGACAGGGTGGTGCTGCGACTGTGGGGCGCGTTCCAGTTCGCGCAAGTCCAGACGGTCGATCCGCAAGGCAATGTCTTCCTGCCCAATATCGGCCCGGTCGCGCTGGGCGGCGTGCGCAATGCCGATCTGCAACGCGTGGTAGCGGGCGCCGCGGCGGGCACCTTTCGCAGCAATGTCTATGTCTATGCCGCGCTGGCCGAGGCGCAGCCGGTGCGCGTCTATGTCGGCGGCTTCGTGCGCCGCCCCGGCCTCTATGATGGCACCAGCATGGACGGCCTGCTCCACTATCTCGATGCGGCAGGCGGCATCGACCCGGATCGCGGCACGTTCATCGATGTCGAGGTCAAGCGCGGCAGCCAGGTGCGCGCCCGCGTCAACCTCTACCAGTTCCTGTTCCGGGGCCTGATGGCGCCCGTCGCGCTGGCCGATGGCGACGTGATCTTCGTGGGCCCCCGCCAGCAGACGGTGACGGTGACGGGGCTGGCCAACAATCCCAACATCTTCGAATTTCCGCGCCAGTCCCACCCGACAACCGCCGATGTCATGCTGCTCGCCGCGCCCCAACCGGCCGCCACCCACATCCGCATCACCCGGATGACCGGCCCTGTCCGCAATGTCGAATATCACCCCATCGCACAGGCAGGCGCGGTGCCGGTGGCCGATGGCGACACCCTCGAATTCACCGCCGACAAGAAAGCCGGCACGATCACCGTGCGGATCGAGGGCGAGCACGACAGCGCGCAGGAATATGTGCTGCCCTATGGCGCGCGGCTGGGCGATCTCCTGCGGCAGGTCCACTTTTCAGACCGCTCGGACGAGGCGAGCATCCAGCTTTTCCGCCAGAGCGTCCACGACCGCCAGAAGACCATGCTGGAGACCAGCCTGCGCAGCCTCGAACAATCGGTGCTCACCGCCCGCTCGGGCACCAACGAGGAATCGCAATTGCGCCGCAACGAGGCCGATCAGGTGCTCGCGTGGATCGACCGCGCGCGCAAGGTCGAACCCATCGGCCAGGTCGTCGTCGGACATGGCCCCACGCGCGACGATCTCCTGCTCGAAAACGGCGACCTGCTGCGCGTCCCCACGCGCGACGGGCTCGTGCTGGTCAGCGGCGAAGTGCTGTTCCCCAATGCCGTCGCGTGGCAACCGGGCCTCGATGCGCAAGCCTATGTCGCCCGCGCGGGCGGCTTCACCCCCAACGGGGCCCACAAGCGAATCGTCGTTGCCCATGCCGACGGCAGTTTCGAGGACGTTGCCCCCACCAGCCAGTCGCTGCGCACCGGCGACGAACTGCTCGTCCTCCCCCGGCTCGACACCAAGTCGCGCCAGATGTGGAAGGATATTACCCAGATCCTCTACCAGCTCGCCGTCAGCGCCCGTGTCGTGCTGGGCCTGTAA
- a CDS encoding GSCFA domain-containing protein — protein MINPYRGRPTRAFWKAAVAQRHLADIDELWAPMALTPADRIATAGSCFAQHIGQALARRGAHFLDCEPPPPIFADTEEARRFGYRVFSCRYGNVYTARQMRQLAEEALDLRPPCETVWEREGRFYDALRPGVDPVGQASVQAVRHARRLHLAAVRTMLKTLDVMVFTLGLTECWEDLADGTVYPVAPGTLAGSFDPQAHAFRNLRHGEVLADMEAFWALLRQVNPGARMLLTVSPVPLMATATTAHDHTGGHVLPATIYSKSVLRAVAGDLADAHADIAYFPSYEIITGHPARGMFFNPDLRTVNAMGVDLVMRHFFSGPLEQAFAAHAPGTDPAPEGEAICEEGRITETL, from the coding sequence ATGATCAATCCCTATCGCGGGCGCCCGACACGCGCGTTCTGGAAGGCCGCCGTGGCCCAGCGCCATCTGGCCGATATCGACGAACTGTGGGCGCCCATGGCGCTTACCCCGGCCGACCGCATCGCCACGGCGGGAAGCTGCTTTGCCCAGCATATCGGGCAGGCGCTGGCCCGGCGCGGCGCGCATTTCCTCGATTGCGAGCCGCCCCCGCCGATCTTTGCCGATACGGAGGAAGCGCGCCGCTTCGGCTATCGCGTGTTCTCGTGCCGCTATGGCAATGTCTATACCGCGCGCCAGATGCGCCAGCTCGCCGAGGAAGCACTGGACCTGCGCCCCCCGTGCGAGACCGTGTGGGAGCGCGAGGGCCGTTTTTACGATGCGCTGCGCCCCGGCGTCGATCCGGTCGGGCAGGCCAGCGTGCAGGCCGTGCGCCATGCCCGCCGCCTCCATCTGGCCGCCGTGCGCACGATGCTCAAAACGCTCGATGTCATGGTCTTCACGCTCGGGCTGACCGAATGCTGGGAAGATCTGGCCGACGGCACGGTCTATCCGGTCGCCCCCGGCACACTGGCGGGCAGTTTCGATCCGCAGGCCCATGCCTTCCGCAACTTGCGCCATGGCGAGGTTCTGGCCGACATGGAGGCGTTCTGGGCCTTGCTGCGGCAGGTCAATCCGGGCGCGCGCATGCTGCTGACGGTCTCGCCCGTGCCGCTGATGGCCACGGCGACGACCGCCCATGACCATACCGGGGGGCATGTCCTGCCCGCCACGATCTATTCCAAGTCGGTGCTGCGCGCGGTGGCCGGTGATCTGGCCGATGCCCATGCCGATATCGCCTATTTCCCGTCCTACGAGATCATCACCGGCCATCCGGCGCGCGGGATGTTCTTCAACCCCGACTTGCGCACGGTGAACGCCATGGGGGTCGATCTCGTCATGCGGCACTTCTTCTCCGGGCCGCTGGAACAGGCCTTTGCCGCCCATGCCCCCGGCACCGATCCGGCCCCCGAAGGGGAAGCCATCTGCGAGGAAGGCCGCATCACCGAAACGCTCTGA
- a CDS encoding glycosyltransferase → MIEARTHDPAAPQPSSPSSPPAPPLHSHVRLLGPEGLSHREDAPEGTKAGRDSTGDVEIDGTALADVSFAPTPVQAAPLRFFPAPSPDPCTLVRASAAGPTASPVMAGPLAAGAPPPADPMPAAPVFADTMLADLLAWRQRAEQAEHLAALAKAQALEQERLIEAYELREQVVIQDMPYQLGALLIRSFRSPVGLWRLPSGLLALRRKARRAKAAPARASVPMLRPAKDLSHASKAPEAVLLPAPPITRARQRALEQARAEEEARAKAEALAESQALARAQAEVEAAAQAVARAAAQAAAQAEARASAQAQAEARAEAMARAKILTEQARTLLPDDPAGAAQAAMAAHAADPRPWRAKWLAFRLYDIGQLRQPAALLAGLPADLALSPSEDLRVRQIEAQARLLDQGLSLPEPARKPAYEPCPRSLLYCAASALPWHTSGYTTRTQALLQALAAHGAGEDPQQAITLTALTRAGYPWDRSDSTGTPEDITSHHDGIDWHHVRHPSQSMPLDLYVARAAIGIARVARNAQVAVIHAASNHVNALPALVAARRLGIPFHYEMRGLWELSRAANVAGFDQSERFALGLALEAQVAHAADHLHVISRPLADHVIARWGIDPARVTILPNGIDAARFAAIAPPRAAAFTLGYAGALVGYEGLDLLLDALALLRAQDRTIALTIIGDGPLREALEQQALRLGLAGQVHFAGRLAPDEARARLATCHATALPRRASPVTELVPPIKLVEAMALGVVPVVPDLPVFRAEARDGETALFFRADDAASLAQAIARLHDDGALTRRLGETARAHALGTRDWAQQAAAIAAHLPAPPEPLPETTAAEDGAAPEPEPEVVPFPDCLPDKPALIAAVADQGAAPALAALDAVDWDDDAGRADGALRLAALLAEADLHEAGAVLAEEALTRDRSPATLLRAYAAFQRAGQFARCDDLLAELDHHPARHTDKALPARIERLRQGYAGQLDMLRLIGPRRARVMPPVPGRLCYVLHNSLPWTSGGYATRSHGLARGLQDAGCEVIVLSRPGYPCDVLPAAETESLPEEDVIEGIRYLRTPRPSRAKMRYARYVPAAAAALEARFRALRPAVVVAASNHVVALPALIAARRLGIPFAYEVRGFWEVTRMSRNAAYARTAAYKVQELLETAIARQADQVFTLTAPMREELAGRGVPPERIALLPNSCDPARFQPARLDPAGSTMPPHPLFPQGVPVIGYVGTFVDYEGLEDLALACARLRREGREFRLLLVGSENTSGQDARPEAKTDATPGAQPADQPDTQPIPPADETDNLEGTPENGPDDLAETAPDEAVPLGPISQAIAAIAQDGGFADWLIMPGRVPHEEVENWYARIDICPFPRKPWPVCEMVSPMKPLEALAMEKAVVVPDVRALAEMITHEATGLVYAKGDIESLAAALARLLDDQALRQTLGRQGREWVVAERTWARTGATACALLAPFLAQSLPQSPATTPCPQEDAA, encoded by the coding sequence ATGATCGAAGCCCGTACCCATGACCCCGCCGCTCCGCAGCCCTCCTCTCCCTCCAGCCCGCCTGCCCCCCCTCTCCATTCCCATGTTCGCCTGCTCGGGCCGGAAGGCCTGAGCCACCGCGAAGACGCCCCCGAAGGCACCAAAGCCGGGCGTGACAGCACCGGGGATGTCGAGATCGATGGGACCGCCCTCGCGGATGTGTCCTTTGCGCCCACGCCCGTTCAGGCCGCGCCCCTCCGGTTTTTCCCCGCGCCCTCTCCCGATCCTTGTACCCTCGTGCGGGCAAGCGCGGCGGGCCCCACCGCATCTCCGGTCATGGCCGGGCCTCTTGCCGCCGGGGCGCCGCCTCCGGCTGACCCTATGCCCGCCGCCCCTGTGTTCGCCGACACCATGCTGGCCGACCTGCTGGCCTGGCGCCAGCGCGCCGAGCAGGCCGAGCACCTGGCTGCGCTGGCCAAGGCCCAGGCTCTCGAACAGGAACGGCTGATCGAGGCCTATGAACTGCGCGAGCAGGTCGTCATTCAGGACATGCCCTATCAACTGGGCGCGCTGCTCATCCGCAGTTTTCGTTCGCCTGTCGGGCTCTGGCGGCTGCCCTCCGGGCTGCTGGCCTTGCGGCGCAAGGCGCGGCGGGCCAAGGCGGCCCCGGCAAGGGCCAGCGTCCCGATGCTACGGCCTGCCAAGGACCTGAGCCATGCGAGCAAGGCCCCGGAAGCGGTGCTTCTGCCTGCTCCGCCGATCACCCGCGCCCGGCAACGCGCGCTCGAACAGGCCCGCGCCGAGGAAGAAGCCCGTGCGAAGGCCGAGGCCCTCGCCGAGAGCCAGGCCCTCGCCCGCGCGCAAGCCGAAGTGGAAGCCGCCGCACAGGCCGTTGCCAGGGCTGCGGCCCAGGCCGCCGCACAAGCCGAAGCCAGGGCAAGCGCCCAAGCGCAGGCGGAGGCGCGCGCGGAAGCGATGGCCCGCGCAAAAATCCTGACAGAACAGGCGCGGACCCTGTTGCCCGACGATCCGGCGGGCGCGGCGCAGGCCGCCATGGCCGCCCATGCCGCCGATCCGCGCCCGTGGCGGGCCAAGTGGCTGGCCTTCCGGCTCTATGACATCGGCCAGTTGCGCCAGCCCGCCGCCTTGCTGGCCGGATTGCCCGCCGATCTCGCGCTCAGCCCGTCGGAAGACTTGCGCGTTCGCCAGATCGAGGCGCAGGCCCGCCTGCTCGACCAGGGCCTCTCGCTGCCAGAACCCGCGCGCAAACCGGCCTATGAGCCATGCCCGCGCAGCCTGCTCTATTGCGCGGCAAGCGCGCTGCCCTGGCATACCAGCGGCTATACCACCCGCACACAGGCGCTGCTTCAGGCCCTTGCCGCCCATGGCGCCGGGGAGGATCCACAGCAGGCCATCACGCTGACCGCGCTGACCCGCGCCGGCTACCCGTGGGACCGTTCGGACAGCACGGGCACGCCCGAAGACATCACCTCGCATCACGACGGGATCGACTGGCACCATGTGCGCCATCCCTCGCAGTCCATGCCGCTCGATCTCTATGTCGCGCGGGCGGCCATCGGCATCGCGCGCGTGGCCCGCAACGCACAAGTGGCGGTGATCCATGCCGCGTCCAACCATGTCAACGCGTTGCCCGCGCTCGTCGCCGCCCGGCGGCTGGGGATCCCGTTTCATTACGAGATGCGCGGGCTGTGGGAGCTGAGCCGGGCGGCCAATGTCGCCGGGTTCGACCAGAGCGAGCGGTTCGCGCTGGGGCTGGCGCTCGAAGCGCAAGTCGCCCACGCGGCGGACCACCTCCATGTCATCTCGCGCCCGCTGGCCGATCATGTGATCGCGCGCTGGGGCATTGATCCGGCGCGGGTGACGATCCTGCCCAACGGCATTGACGCCGCCCGCTTTGCCGCCATCGCACCGCCACGCGCCGCCGCCTTCACGCTGGGCTATGCCGGGGCGCTGGTCGGCTATGAAGGGCTCGACCTCCTGCTCGACGCGCTGGCCCTGCTGCGCGCGCAAGACCGAACGATTGCGCTGACGATCATCGGCGATGGTCCGCTGCGCGAGGCCCTCGAACAGCAGGCCCTGCGGCTCGGGCTGGCCGGACAGGTCCACTTTGCCGGACGCCTTGCGCCCGACGAGGCCCGCGCGCGTCTGGCCACATGCCATGCCACCGCCCTGCCCCGCCGGGCCAGCCCGGTGACCGAACTGGTGCCCCCGATCAAGCTGGTCGAGGCCATGGCGCTGGGCGTCGTGCCGGTCGTGCCCGACCTGCCGGTCTTCCGCGCCGAGGCGCGCGACGGGGAAACCGCGCTGTTCTTCCGGGCCGACGATGCCGCCAGTCTGGCGCAAGCCATTGCCCGCCTGCACGACGATGGCGCGCTCACCCGCCGCCTGGGCGAAACTGCGCGCGCCCATGCGCTGGGCACCCGCGACTGGGCGCAGCAGGCCGCCGCCATCGCCGCGCATCTGCCCGCTCCACCCGAACCACTGCCCGAAACCACGGCTGCGGAGGACGGTGCCGCGCCAGAACCGGAACCCGAAGTCGTCCCCTTCCCCGATTGCCTGCCCGACAAGCCCGCGCTGATCGCCGCCGTGGCCGATCAGGGGGCCGCGCCCGCGCTGGCCGCGCTCGACGCGGTCGACTGGGACGACGATGCCGGGCGTGCCGATGGGGCCTTGCGCCTCGCCGCCCTGCTGGCCGAGGCTGACCTGCACGAAGCCGGGGCCGTTCTGGCCGAGGAAGCGCTTACCCGCGACCGCTCGCCCGCCACGCTGCTGCGCGCCTATGCCGCCTTTCAGCGGGCGGGGCAGTTCGCCCGCTGCGACGATCTTCTCGCCGAGCTGGACCACCACCCGGCCCGCCATACCGACAAGGCCCTGCCCGCGCGGATCGAACGGTTGCGGCAGGGCTATGCCGGGCAGCTCGACATGCTGCGCCTGATCGGTCCGCGCCGAGCGCGGGTGATGCCGCCGGTGCCCGGTCGGCTGTGCTATGTGCTGCACAATTCCCTGCCCTGGACTTCGGGCGGCTATGCCACGCGCAGCCACGGGCTGGCCCGCGGGCTTCAGGACGCCGGGTGCGAGGTCATCGTGCTCTCACGGCCCGGTTACCCCTGCGACGTTCTTCCCGCAGCCGAGACCGAATCTTTGCCCGAAGAGGATGTGATCGAGGGCATCCGCTATCTGCGCACGCCCAGGCCTTCGCGCGCCAAGATGCGCTATGCCCGCTATGTTCCGGCGGCAGCGGCCGCGCTGGAGGCCCGTTTTCGCGCCTTGCGCCCTGCCGTGGTCGTGGCCGCCTCGAACCATGTCGTTGCCCTGCCCGCGCTGATCGCGGCGCGACGGCTGGGCATTCCGTTCGCCTACGAGGTGCGCGGCTTCTGGGAAGTGACGCGCATGTCACGCAACGCAGCCTATGCCCGGACGGCGGCCTACAAGGTTCAGGAACTGCTCGAAACCGCGATTGCCCGGCAGGCCGATCAGGTCTTCACGCTGACCGCGCCGATGCGCGAGGAACTGGCCGGGCGCGGGGTTCCGCCCGAACGCATCGCGCTCCTGCCCAATTCGTGCGATCCCGCGCGCTTTCAACCGGCCCGCCTCGATCCGGCAGGTTCCACCATGCCGCCCCATCCGCTGTTTCCCCAAGGGGTTCCGGTGATCGGCTATGTCGGCACTTTCGTCGACTACGAGGGGCTGGAAGATCTGGCGCTGGCCTGCGCCCGGTTGAGGCGCGAGGGGCGGGAATTCCGCCTGCTGCTGGTCGGCAGCGAGAACACCAGCGGACAGGATGCCCGGCCCGAGGCGAAGACGGACGCAACACCGGGTGCCCAGCCGGCCGATCAGCCCGACACACAGCCGATCCCCCCCGCCGATGAGACAGACAATCTGGAAGGCACGCCGGAAAACGGGCCCGACGACTTGGCCGAAACCGCGCCTGACGAGGCTGTTCCCCTCGGCCCGATCAGCCAGGCGATTGCCGCCATCGCGCAGGACGGCGGCTTTGCCGACTGGCTGATCATGCCCGGCCGCGTGCCTCACGAAGAGGTCGAGAACTGGTACGCCCGGATCGACATCTGCCCGTTCCCGCGCAAGCCATGGCCGGTGTGCGAGATGGTCTCGCCGATGAAGCCGCTCGAAGCGCTGGCGATGGAAAAGGCGGTGGTCGTGCCCGATGTGCGCGCACTGGCCGAGATGATCACGCACGAGGCCACCGGCCTTGTCTATGCCAAGGGCGATATCGAGAGTCTGGCTGCCGCGCTGGCCCGCCTGCTCGACGATCAGGCCTTGCGCCAGACACTGGGGCGGCAGGGCCGCGAATGGGTCGTGGCCGAGCGCACCTGGGCCCGAACCGGCGCGACCGCCTGCGCGCTGCTCGCCCCGTTCCTCGCCCAGTCCCTCCCCCAATCCCCCGCCACCACGCCTTGCCCGCAGGAGGATGCCGCATGA
- a CDS encoding glycosyltransferase encodes MAFAAPSPSIEPASTLKIALVADELTRACLTPECRLVDVPPLTTTWGFHRFLSAARPDMLLVESTWQGPAQSWRYRVASSPRHAWLRSNRRLRLLVRVARDMGIPTVFWNKEDGVHFDRFIASARLFEHVFTVDANCLDRYRTVMGAQASVHVLPFPVQPAYHRFTGFAFRHHQAAFVGSYSTHIHQTRRAWQDMAFSAALDSGLGLTVYDRNSARPSRIYRYPQWEGLAVHPAVAHCETARIYKDHVASLNVNTVTDSATMFSRRLVEILACGGIAVTSASRSVDALFAPYCHVVRDADEARDLFARLRHGPAPDDLDRARAGAAHVAAHHTWDQRLAEIAAVVRV; translated from the coding sequence ATGGCCTTTGCGGCCCCTTCCCCCTCAATCGAACCGGCTTCCACGCTGAAAATCGCGCTGGTCGCCGACGAACTGACCCGCGCCTGCCTGACCCCTGAATGCCGCCTCGTCGATGTGCCGCCGCTCACCACCACCTGGGGCTTCCATCGCTTCCTGAGCGCCGCCCGGCCCGACATGCTGCTGGTGGAAAGCACATGGCAGGGCCCCGCGCAAAGCTGGCGCTATCGCGTGGCCAGTTCTCCGCGCCATGCCTGGCTGCGCAGCAACCGGCGGCTGCGCCTGCTCGTGCGCGTGGCGCGCGACATGGGCATTCCCACGGTGTTCTGGAACAAGGAAGACGGCGTCCACTTCGACCGCTTCATCGCCAGCGCGCGCCTGTTCGAGCATGTCTTCACGGTTGATGCCAATTGCCTCGACCGTTATCGCACGGTCATGGGGGCGCAGGCCTCGGTCCATGTCCTGCCCTTTCCGGTCCAGCCCGCCTATCACCGGTTCACCGGCTTTGCCTTCCGCCACCATCAGGCCGCCTTCGTGGGCAGCTACAGCACCCATATCCACCAGACCCGCCGTGCGTGGCAGGACATGGCCTTTTCCGCCGCGCTCGACAGCGGGCTGGGCCTGACGGTCTATGATCGCAATTCGGCACGCCCCTCGCGCATCTATCGCTATCCGCAGTGGGAGGGGCTGGCCGTGCACCCTGCGGTCGCCCATTGCGAGACGGCGCGCATCTACAAGGATCACGTCGCCTCGCTCAACGTCAACACCGTCACCGATTCCGCCACGATGTTCTCGCGCCGTCTGGTCGAGATCCTGGCCTGCGGGGGAATTGCCGTCACCTCGGCGTCCCGCTCGGTCGATGCGCTGTTCGCGCCCTATTGCCACGTCGTGCGCGATGCCGATGAAGCGCGCGACCTCTTCGCGCGGCTGCGCCATGGTCCGGCGCCCGATGACCTCGACCGCGCAAGGGCGGGCGCCGCCCATGTCGCCGCCCACCACACCTGGGACCAGCGCCTGGCCGAAATCGCGGCGGTCGTGCGGGTATAG
- the wecC gene encoding UDP-N-acetyl-D-mannosamine dehydrogenase, translating to MMTPAHRFKRVSVIGLGYIGLPTAAVFASRGIEVIGVDVNEIAVQTINKGRIHIVEPDLDMVVHAAAREGRLRATLTPEPADAFLIAVPTPFREGHEPDLSYIEAAARAIAPVLVKGNLVVLESTSPVGTTEQIAAWLAAERPDLSFPQDAGDEADIRIAYCPERVLPGHVLRELVENDRVIGGLTARCSAEAVSLYSTFVKGECVVTTARTAEMCKLTENAFRDVNIAFANELSILSDKLGISVWELIRLANRHPRVNILQPGPGVGGHCIAVDPWFIVNRNPNEAKLIHSARLVNDSKPHWVVDKVMEAARAVAARKGCAPEEVRVAAFGLAFKPDIDDLRESPAVEIVKDLAARFTRPILAVEPNIAALPPALSACGVELIDGFAALDQADVWTLLVDHRPFKTVSPKRRDGVEIVDARGIWTD from the coding sequence ATGATGACCCCTGCCCACCGCTTCAAGCGGGTCTCCGTGATCGGCCTTGGCTATATCGGCCTGCCCACTGCTGCCGTCTTTGCGTCCCGCGGGATCGAGGTGATCGGCGTGGACGTCAACGAGATCGCGGTCCAGACCATCAACAAGGGGCGCATCCACATCGTCGAGCCCGACCTCGACATGGTGGTCCACGCCGCCGCGCGCGAGGGGCGCCTGCGCGCCACGCTCACGCCCGAACCGGCAGACGCCTTCCTGATCGCCGTGCCCACACCGTTCCGCGAAGGGCACGAGCCCGACCTTTCCTATATCGAGGCCGCCGCCAGGGCGATTGCCCCGGTTCTGGTCAAGGGCAATCTGGTCGTGCTCGAATCGACATCCCCGGTGGGGACGACCGAGCAGATCGCCGCCTGGCTCGCCGCCGAACGGCCCGATCTTTCCTTCCCGCAGGACGCGGGCGACGAGGCCGACATCCGCATCGCCTATTGCCCGGAGCGCGTGCTGCCCGGCCATGTCCTGCGCGAACTGGTGGAGAACGACCGCGTGATCGGCGGCTTGACCGCGCGCTGCTCGGCCGAGGCGGTTTCGCTCTACAGCACGTTCGTGAAGGGGGAATGCGTGGTCACCACCGCGCGCACCGCCGAGATGTGCAAGCTGACCGAAAACGCCTTCCGCGACGTCAACATCGCCTTTGCCAACGAACTGTCGATCCTGTCGGACAAGCTGGGCATCAGCGTGTGGGAACTGATCCGGCTGGCCAACCGCCATCCGCGCGTCAACATTCTCCAGCCCGGCCCCGGCGTGGGCGGCCATTGCATCGCGGTCGACCCGTGGTTCATCGTCAACCGCAACCCGAATGAGGCAAAGCTGATCCACAGCGCCCGGCTGGTCAACGACAGCAAGCCGCACTGGGTGGTCGACAAAGTGATGGAGGCCGCCCGCGCCGTCGCCGCGCGCAAGGGTTGCGCGCCCGAGGAGGTCCGCGTGGCCGCCTTCGGCCTCGCCTTCAAGCCCGACATCGACGACTTGCGCGAAAGCCCGGCGGTGGAAATCGTCAAGGACCTCGCCGCCCGCTTCACCCGGCCGATTCTGGCCGTGGAACCCAATATCGCCGCCCTGCCGCCTGCCCTGTCGGCCTGCGGTGTCGAACTGATCGACGGCTTTGCCGCTCTCGATCAGGCCGATGTCTGGACCCTGCTGGTCGATCACCGCCCGTTCAAGACCGTCTCGCCCAAGCGGCGCGACGGGGTGGAGATCGTCGATGCGCGCGGGATCTGGACGGACTGA
- a CDS encoding dicarboxylate/amino acid:cation symporter, translated as MARRLTLYIIIAMILGIATGYALHQSFPADSPTLASAAQTLKLLPDVFLRAIKMIIAPLILSTLIAGIAGMGDSSALGRIGGRALGWFMGASLLSISLGLLLVNLFRPGDGLRFAATEKIGTLDTADFTVHHFVLEIVPTSLFDAMAQNNVLQILIFAVFAGLALSALGEKGAPLLRGAEALAALMLTMTDYVMKAAPLAVFGALGAVVATKGLGIIATYGVFVSEFFFSLLLLWCVLGGLGAIFLGKRILLLARYIREPLLLAFSTASSESALPKLFEQLDRFGVPRRISGFVLPLGYSFNLDGSMMYTSFATMFIAQAYNIPLSIGQQIAMLLTLMVTSKGIAGVPRASLVVIAATLTQFGLPVEGIALLLGVDTFLDMGRTATNVVGNAIATCVVTRWEGMLQVPLDPDAPEPVPPHDTPEHGRRGLNLDPEQ; from the coding sequence TTGGCCCGGCGCCTAACGCTGTATATCATCATCGCCATGATTCTGGGCATCGCCACCGGCTATGCCCTGCACCAGTCTTTCCCGGCAGACAGTCCGACCCTGGCCAGCGCGGCGCAGACGCTCAAGCTTCTGCCCGACGTGTTCCTGCGCGCGATCAAGATGATCATCGCGCCGCTGATCCTCTCCACGCTGATCGCGGGCATCGCGGGCATGGGCGACAGCAGCGCGCTGGGGCGCATCGGCGGGCGGGCGCTTGGCTGGTTCATGGGCGCCAGCCTGCTCTCGATCAGCCTGGGGCTCCTGCTGGTCAACCTGTTCCGGCCGGGTGACGGCCTGCGTTTTGCCGCGACCGAGAAAATCGGCACGCTGGATACGGCCGATTTCACCGTGCACCACTTCGTGCTCGAAATCGTGCCGACCAGCCTGTTCGACGCGATGGCGCAGAACAACGTGCTGCAAATCCTCATCTTTGCGGTCTTTGCCGGGCTCGCGCTGTCCGCACTGGGCGAAAAGGGCGCGCCGCTGCTGCGCGGGGCCGAAGCCCTCGCCGCGCTCATGCTCACGATGACCGACTATGTGATGAAGGCCGCCCCGCTGGCGGTGTTCGGCGCGCTGGGCGCGGTCGTGGCGACGAAGGGGCTGGGCATCATCGCCACGTATGGCGTGTTCGTCTCGGAATTCTTCTTCTCGCTGCTGCTGCTGTGGTGCGTGCTGGGCGGGCTGGGCGCGATCTTCCTGGGGAAGCGCATCCTGCTGCTTGCGCGCTATATCCGCGAGCCGCTGCTGCTGGCCTTTTCCACCGCCAGTTCGGAAAGCGCCCTGCCCAAGCTGTTCGAGCAGCTCGACCGCTTCGGCGTGCCGCGCCGCATCTCGGGCTTCGTGCTGCCGCTGGGCTATTCGTTCAACCTCGACGGCTCGATGATGTACACGAGCTTTGCGACGATGTTCATCGCGCAGGCCTACAATATCCCGCTGTCCATCGGACAGCAGATCGCCATGCTGCTCACGCTGATGGTCACGTCCAAAGGCATCGCCGGGGTTCCCCGCGCGAGCCTGGTGGTCATCGCCGCCACGCTCACCCAATTCGGCCTGCCTGTCGAGGGGATCGCGCTGCTGCTGGGCGTGGACACGTTCCTCGACATGGGGCGCACGGCCACCAATGTCGTGGGCAATGCCATCGCCACCTGCGTCGTCACCCGCTGGGAGGGCATGTTGCAAGTGCCGCTCGATCCCGATGCGCCCGAGCCCGTGCCCCCGCACGATACGCCCGAGCATGGGCGGCGGGGGCTCAATCTCGATCCTGAGCAGTAA